A window of Babesia microti strain RI chromosome III, complete genome contains these coding sequences:
- a CDS encoding Appr-1-p processing domain protein (overlaps_old_locusTagID:BBM_III04435) has translation MKKILQSLVDVCEGNVWNLDFQNCTHKVVSATSLPCFFTPEPHKYSINLSKISLYFGDWRFVKASAVLMGSKRNFMSKFLSQLGNNVEETKNFNGKINHCCNFSNCNSDHILYTNIDICQNYQVDKQIQLAIETCISNRWESLVIPEQLIGYEPTPLYNSAYQCIDLIVKSTRDYIENKTKIESKDSVKDASRLERIVFCTTSNSTWKLYNSLIPWHFTNLTQQI, from the exons ATGAAAAAGATTCTCCAGTCCCTTGTAGATGTCTGTGAAGGAAATGTTTGGAATTTGgattttcaaaattgtaCACATAAGGTAGTTTCTGCCACTTCCTTACCTTGCTTTTTCACTCCAGAACCTCACAAGTactcaattaatttgtcaaaGATATCTTTGTACTTTGGTg acTGGAGATTTGTCAAAGCAAGTGCTGTACTTATGGGCTCCAAGCGCAAttttatgtcaaaatttttatcgcaACTAGGTAACAATGTTGAAGAAACAAAGAATTTTAATGGAAAAATAAATCACTgttgcaatttttcaaattgcAATAGTgatcatattttatatacaaacaTTGATATTTGccaaaattatcaagttGATAAGCAAATACAATTGGCAATTGAAACTTGTATAAGTAACAGATGGGAATCATTGGTTATACCAgaacaattaattggttACGAGCCAACGCCACTGTATAATTCAGCTTACCAATGCATAGATTTGATAGTAAAATCTACACGAgattatattgaaaataaaacTAAAATAGAATCCAAAGATTCCGTTAAAGACGCATCTCGGTTGGAAAGGATCGTATTCTGTACAACAAGTAACTCAACATggaaattgtataattcgTTAATTCCTTGGCACTTTACAAACTTAACCCAACAAATCTAA
- a CDS encoding conserved Plasmodium protein, unknown function (overlaps_old_locusTagID:BBM_III04455), translating to MKQVRPYTKYGAIVPIIFSFVRMDNIESLKLDEIDIFLEEKISDEPPVNDERIARVLTESNRLFNHIVSQIIYLYYQSFHYDFGLNCKNIHLLIKRLHNTLSHCIDYKEPPNLSIKKLLFEIENYSLDKSLNDPEINESLVYFPKKCPITQIHFTDPVTQRFSLDPEACPHTYERTAIARYLNSCDKKICPVAGCGRFVKPTNLTKDWDVLHTIYVHDLNCLATTNH from the exons ATGAAACAAGTAAGGCCATACACAAAATATGGTGCTATTGTTCCCATTATTTTTTCGTTTGTTCGGATGGACAACATAGAATCACTGAAACTTGACGAAATAGATATTTTCCTGGAAGAAAAAATATCTGACGAACCGCCAGTGAATGACGAACGCATTGCACGCGTATTGACCGAGTCTAACAGATTGTTTAACCACATAGTTTCACAAATTATCTACTTATACTACCAATCGTTCCACTACG ACTTTGgtttaaattgtaaaaatattcatcTTCTGATTAAACGTCTACATAACACTCTATCTCACTGTATAG ATTACAAGGAACCtccaaatttgtcaattaaaAAGTTGCTGTTTGAAATAGAAAATTATTCGCTcgataaatcattaaatgatCCTGAAATAAACGAGTCACTCGTTTATTTCCCTAAAAAGTGTCCCATCACTCAAATACACTTCACTGATCCTGTCACACAGAG ATTTTCCCTAGACCCGGAGGCCTGTCCTCATACTTACGAGCGTACTGCCATCGCTAGATACCTTAACAGTTGCGACAAGAAGATCTGCCCTGTGGCAG GCTGTGGAAGGTTTGTTAAACCAACCAATTTGACAAAGGATTGGGATGTTTTGCATACAATTTATGTGCATGATTTAAATTGTCTAGCGACGACCAACCACTAA
- a CDS encoding GTPase, putative (overlaps_old_locusTagID:BBM_III04425), which produces MIENIVKPVDAKKALINITLLGPLMAGKSSIANLIVNNVPKSHYLHTENPQLFYYSLQSSSNSGTRHIEIEDTTIDIEYNNFYSIINSKKSLLFKNSIYKPITDKRDYFLVIFDCSDVDSWKNAKSIFLDLRNHNQSLHSRDPFVAIVAHKTDLKYPVGLLNEAQSFASANNVYLFKTSIWDREVVRKMIRQLVSQLDF; this is translated from the exons ATGATTGAAAATATAGTAAAACCAGTAGATGCTAAAAAGGCACTCATCAACATTACTCTTCTGGGCCCTCTAATGGCGGGAAAGTCATCTATTGCTAATCTAATAGTTAATAATGTACCAAAATCACACTATTTACACACAGAAAACCCACA ATTGTTTTACTACAGCCTTCAGTCTAGTTCCAATTCAGGAACTAGACATATTGAAATAGAAGATACAACTATAGACATAGagtataacaatttttattccATCATTAATTCCAAAA aaagtttgttatttaaaaactCAATTTATAAACCAATAACAGATA AAAGGGATTATTTTTTGGTTATTTTTGACTGTAGTGATGTGGATTCTTGGAAAAATGCAAAATCGATTTTTCTGGATTTGAGAAATCACAACCAATCGTTACACTCTAGGGATCCATTTGTAGCCATTGTGGCTCACAAAACAG atttaaaatatcCTGTAGGACTACTTAATGAAGCACAATCATTTGC TAGTGCAAATAATGTATACCTCTTTAAAACATCCATTTGGGATCGGGAAGTTGTTAGGAAG ATGATTAGACAACTTGTCTCACAGTTGGACTTTTAA
- a CDS encoding elongation factor EF-2 (overlaps_old_locusTagID:BBM_III04460) has product MGNPKNIRNMSVIAHVDHGKSTLTDSLVSKAGIISAKAAGDARFTDTRADEQERCITIKSTGISMYFEHDLEDGNGKQPFLINLIDSPGHVDFSSEVTAALRVTDGALVVVDTIEGVCVQTETVLRQALSERIKPVLHVNKVDRALLELQMDPEEIYQTFSRTIENVNVIISTYTDSLMGDVQVYPEKGTVSFGSGLHGWAFTIEKFARIYSKKFGIEKSKMMQRLWGDNFFNAKEKKWTKSEVPGSKRAFTQFIMEPICTLFTSIMNDDKEKYGKMLTTIGVELKGDDKELTSKALLKRVMQLWLPAGDILLEMIVSHLPSPFVAQKYRVENLYEGPMDDEAANGIRNCDPNAPLVMYISKMVPTSDKGRFYAFGRVFSGTVATGQKVRIQGPNYVPGEKNDLLIKNIQRTVLMMGRYTEQIQDVPCGNTCCLVGVDQYILKSGTITTCETAYNIASMKYSVSPVVRVAVKPKDSKELPKLVEGLKKLSKSDPLVVCTTEESGEHIIAGCGELHVEICLKDLRDEYAQIDFIVSDPVVSYRETVSAPSSITCLSKSPNKHNRLYMTAEPFADGLAEEIEDGKITSRDDVKIRANVLAEKYNWDKNAALKIWCFGPETVGPNILVDCTSGVQYLNEIKDHCNSAFQWASKEGALCDENMRGIRFNLNDVTMHADAIHRGAGQIMPTCRRCLYACQLTAQPKLQEPIFLVDINCPQDAVGGVYSTLNQRRGHVFHEEQRAGTPLMEIKAYLPVAESFGFTSALRAATSGQAFPQCVFDHWSLLSGDSLEKGSKINELILAIRQRKGIKAEIPSLDNYLDKL; this is encoded by the exons ATGGGTAATCCGAAAAACATTCGGAATATGTCAGTCATTGCCCATGTCGACCACGGAAAATCTACTCTTACGGATTCTTTGGTTTCTAAAGCTGGCATCATCTCAGCAAAGGCTGCCGGTGATGCCCGTTTTACAGACACCCGTGCTGATGAGCAGGAACGTTGCATTACCATAAAGTCTACTGGAATCAGCATGTACTTTGAACATGATCTTGAGGATGGGAATGGGAAACAACCTTTTCTAATCAATCTAATTGATTCTCCAGGACATGTCGACTTTTCCTCAGAAGTGACAGCAGCACTCAGGGTAACTGACGGTGCCCTTGTGGTTGTGGATACAATCGAAGGCGTTTGTGTCCAGACTGAAACTGTGCTACGACAGGCGTTATCAGAACGTATTAAGCCCGTCCTGCACGTAAATAAGGTAGATCGTGCATTATTAGAATTGCAAATGGATCCAGAAGAGATTTATCAAACCTTCTCGCGcacaattgaaaatgtaaatgttaTCATATCAACCTATACTGATTCTTTGATGGGTGATGTACAGGTTTACCCTGAAAAGGGAACAGTTAGTTTTGGGTCCGGGTTACATGGTTGGGCTTTTACCATTGAAAAATTCGCCAGAATATATTCTAAGAAGTTTGGAATTGAAAAATCTAAAATGATGCAAAGGCTTTGGGGGGATAACTTTTTTAACGCTAAGGAGAAGAAGTGGACAAAGTCAGAAGTGCCTGGCTCCAAACGTGCCTTTACCCAATTTATCATGGAACCCATTTGCACCTTGTTCACATCCATTATGAATGATGATAAGGAAAAGTATGGGAAAATGCTTACCACAATTGGCGTTGAATTGAAGGGTGATGATAAGGAATTGACAAGCAAAGCTCTACTGAAGCGTGTTATGCAATTGTGGCTTCCTGCGGGAGACATTTTGCTGGAAATGATTGTATCCCACTTACCTAGTCCATTTGTTGCACAAAAGTACAGGGTTGAAAATCTATATGAGGGCCCTATGGACGATGAGGCAGCAAATGGAATACGTAATTGTGACCCAAATGCACCCCTGGTAATGTACATATCCAAAATGGTTCCCACGTCCGATAAGGGCAGGTTTTATGCCTTTGGCCGCGTGTTCTCAGGTACAGTAGCTACGGGACAAAAGGTGAGAATTCAGGGACCTAATTATGTCCCTGGAGAGAAAAATGATCTATTGATCAAAAACATCCAACGCACAGTGCTCATGATGGGCAGATATACTGAGCAGATCCAGGATGTTCCATGCGGTAATACATGTTGCCTGGTGGGTGTGGATCAGTACATTCTCAAGAGCGGTACTATAACTACATGCGAAACTGCTTACAACATTGCAAGCATGAAATATTCTGTCTCTCCTGTCGTGAGAGTGGCAGTAAAGCCAAAGGACTCCAAGGAATTGCCCAAGCTTGTAGAAGGACTCAAGAAACTGAGCAAATCCGACCCACTTGTGGTTTGTACCACGGAAGAAAGCGGCGAACATATCATTGCAGGCTGTGGAGAACTACATGTTGAAATTTGTCTCAAAGACTTGAGGGACGAGTACGCCCAAATTGACTTTATCGTTTCGGATCCTGTGGTCTCATACCGCGAAACAGTATCAGCGCCTAGTAGTATTACTTGTTTATCAAAATCACCGAATAAGCACAATAGGTTGTACATGACAGCTGAGCCCTTTGCCGATGGATTGGCCGAGGAAATTGAGGATGGAAAGATTACGTCGCGTGATGATGTCAAGATCAGGGCTAATGTATTGGCTGAAAAGTACAACTGGGATAAGAATGCGGCGCTAAAGATCTGGTGCTTTGGCCCAGAGACAGTAGGTCCAAACATTTTAGTTGACTGCACAAGTGGTGTGCAGTATCTCAACGAAATTAAAGACCATTGCAATTCTGCCTTTCAGTGGGCCTCCAAGGAAGGTGCTTTGTGTGATGAAAATATGCGTGGCATTCGATTCAACCTGAACGATGTTACAATGCATGCGGATGCTATACACAGAGGTGCAGGGCAAATCATGCCAACATGCAGACGCTGTTTGTATGCATGCCAACTAACAGCTCAGCCGAAACTACAGGAACCAATTTTTTTAGTGGATATCAATTGCCCTCAG GATGCCGTCGGTGGAGTGTATAGTACACTAAATCAACGCCGTGGGCATGTATTCCATGAAGAGCAACGTGCGGGTACTCCTCTGATGGAAATTAAAGCATATTTACCCGTGGCCGAATCGTTTGGCTTCACTTCGGCCCTGCGGGCTGCCACTTCAGGGCAGGCCTTCCCACAGTGCGTGTTTGACCACTGGTCGCTCCTCTCTGGAGATTCGTTGGAGAAGGGGAGCAAGATCAACGAGTTGATCTTGGCCATTAGGCAGAGGAAGGGTATAAAGGCCGAGATTCCTTCCCTTGACAATTATCtggataaattataa
- a CDS encoding NAD-dependent protein deacetylase Sir2B (overlaps_old_locusTagID:BBM_III04450): MNSAFLYASRLSHKRDKGPLDKCQIFDPKSQVEHKINLLLQHLKTCNFAIVHSGAGVSTSSGISDFRGPCGIWTIEKNCGKKLQVDSDCTLRDNSLVVQYGKVFQKAVDIWLALPSKVHLIIAKLVTTGHIKHIITQNVDSLHNCRGLKFSQISELHGNLFVEACEVCGRRYLRAFVIPSISFMPSGHYCGLCSFPPVGICTDVVLDWFDSYDPLYEYQAIHYSKLADLHLCLGSSLAIQPACEYPSVEYYRRPDSNLYIVNYQKTSLDDEATQVIHEDVNYVITQLVSNNFNENSVNVSYGVRKRFKRAAAQKSALNMDMINKYGKTMKDIDLTVHKSHVKSETGTDVDIKNEDSRGVHGIEMKIKNECNEFPFDESEIYCDKSVYLTILRLPLNSPHDLYYMEYLPILKNKEQPDPIYPDMDWQFYPLSQSDIKENTLQIFLVKCASIVSIDGVSAQAVDSVRGLWKITINNDTAVTLNMWYNTSISFKLIYNDQSKGIEGNLFKCVIAYADGKQVPKVSLCTREVTLSTPLVNVIGYNMSFNGHIGDKDDKCLMGLIATLSCGEEDYSNLPEYESIKSFQLIYNAFTVVCKTLKVSGNNLTEPTSHSMSAQPLFRLILKNFSELNGNKPIQSIISVEDVSYLPVIRVNKDCLGELVVDGACNIFGNPLKVPPKKRRFTNVCFLKPASDGLSRFEQLTINYLYKHLHDASVKGVSDQLLGELIARIPLWTINYLTDILECR; this comes from the exons ATGAACAGTGCATTCCTTTATGCCTCAAGGTTATCTCATAAGAGAGATAAGGGACCCCTTGATAagtgtcaaatttttgatccAAAATCCCAGGTTGAGCATAAAATCAACTTGCTTCTGCAACACTTAAAAACCTGCAATTTCGCAATTGTTCACAGCGGTGCAGGAGTCTCTACTTCCAGTGGAATTTCAGACTTTCGTGGGCCCTGTGGTATATGGACAATTGAGAAGAATTGCGGTAAGAAACTCCAAGTAGATAGCGACTGTACCTTAAGGGATAATAGTTTGGTTGTTCAGTATGGCAAGGTTTTCCAAAAGGCTGTAGATATTTGGCTAGCATTACCATCTAAAGTACATTTGATTATCGCAAAACTAGTTACTACTGGCCATATCAAACATATTATTACGCAAAATGTGGACAGTTTGCACAATTGTAGAGGGCTCAAATTCTCTCAAATTTCTGAACTGCATGGGAATTTGTTTGTTGAGGCCTGTGAGGTATGTGGTAGAAGGTACTTGCGTGCGTTTGTAATACCATCAATTAGTTTCATGCCAAGTGGGCATTATTGTG GTTTATGCTCATTTCCACCAGTGGGGATTTGTACAGATGTTGTGTTAGATTGGTTTGATTCATACGATCCGTTATATGAATATCAGGCGATTCATTACAGTAAACTGGCAGATTTACATTTGTGTCTAGGCAGCAGCTTAGCGATTCAGCCAGCTTGCGAATATCCCTCTGTTGAGTATTATCGTCGTCCTGATTCTAATTTGTACATTGTAAACTACCAGAAGACGTCACTTGACGATGAAGCAACTCAAGTTATTCATGAAGATGTCAACTATGTCATTACTCAGCTCGTTtctaacaattttaatgagAATTCAGTGAACGTATCATATGGTGTAAGAAAGAGGTTTAAAAGGGCAGCAGCTCAAAAATCGGCGCTAAATATGGATATGATCAACAAATATGGTAAAACTATGAAAGACATTGACCTTACAGTTCATAAATCACATGTAAAATCAGAAACTGGCACTGATGtggatattaaaaatgaagataGTAGAGGCGTACATGGCATTGAAATGAAGATCAAGAATGAATGTAATGAGTTTCCATTTGATGAATCtgaaatatattgtgaCAAGAGTGTATACCTGACTATTTTGCGACTGCCTTTAAATAGCCCACATGATTTGTATTACATGGAATATTTACCGATACTGAAAAATAAGGAACAGCCTGATCCAATTTACCCAGATATGGACTGGCAATTCTATCCCTTGTCACAATCCGATATAAAGGAAAACACTTTACAAATATTCCTTGTTAAATGCGCCTCCATAGTTTCAATTGATGGCGTAAGTGCCCAAGCTGTAGACAGTGTGAGAGGTTTGTGGAAGATAACAATCAACAATGATACAGCTGTGACGCTGAATATGTGGTACAATACTAGTATCTCGTTTAAATTGATCTACAATGATCAATCGAAAG GCATAGAAGggaatttgtttaaatgtgtaatagCATATGCGGATGGAAAACAGGTTCCCAAAGTATCTCTATGTACTAGAGAGGTTACGTTATCTACACCATTGGTCAATGTAATAGGGTATAATATGAGCTTCAACGGGCACATTGGCGATAAGGATGACAAGTGTCTAATGGGGCTGATTGCTACGTTAAGCTGCGGTGAAGAGGATTATAGTAACCTCCCAGAGTACGAGTcgataaaatcatttcaattgatttataatgCATTTACTGTGGTATGCAAAACACTAAAAGTTTCAGGCAACAACCTCACAGAGCCTACAAGTCATAGCATGTCTGCACAGCCCCTTTTTCGTTTAATTTTGAAGAATTTCAGCGAATTAAATGGCAATAAGCCCATACAAAGCATAATATCAGTTGAAGATGTGTCATATTTGCCTGTGATTCGGGTGAACAAGGATTGCTTAGGTGAACTGGTGGTTGATGGTGCCTGTAACATATTTGGCAATCCTCTAAAAGTGCCTCCTAAGAAGCGTAGATTCACAAATGTTTGTTTTTTGAAGCCTGCATCGGATGGATTAAGTCGATTTGAGCAGCTTACAATTAACTATCTGTACAAGCATTTACACGATGCAAGTGTGAAGGGTGTTAGTGACCAATTGCTTGGAGAATTAATTGCAAGGATCCCTTTGTGGACCATAAACTATTTGACTGATATTTTAGAGTGTCgttga
- a CDS encoding SNARE protein, putative (VTI1) (overlaps_old_locusTagID:BBM_III04440;~overlaps_old_locusTagID:BBM_III04445), protein MSIGYLAKDIECLLSELDENLSELKAILKDHISQKVINAANDKLSEVILLAERIKTSKISYKLEIEVSNSHTQSLHSKKLIQYEETFKEFMVLVEHYTNQLREISTCESIEEKLKHESRAKKLIVWGDKVQDKTQESINNMTKITTDAERIGDDIMRDLERQTETLNRVQRNFSNVDNNVTTAKMAVNAIAKSILRDKFVKVMLIGILILSIACVCVYLITSSFNESNNNKGFRDKGHGRGPPPSDQNTPFKENLQSS, encoded by the exons ATGTCAATAGGCTATTTGGCTAAGGATATTGAGTGCTTACTTTCAGAATtagatgaaaatttatctgAATTGAAGGCTATACTGAAAGACCATATCTCGCAAAAAGTAATTAACGCAGCAAATGACAAACTTTCTGAGGTTATACTACTTGCGGAAAGGATAAAGActtcaaaaatttcatacaAATTGGAGATTGAGGTGTCAAATTCACACACTCAGTCATTACAttctaaaaaattgatcCAATATGAAGAAACATTTAAAGAATTCATGGTCTTGGTTGAACATTATACTAATCAACTGCGCGAGATTTCAACCTGCGAATCAATTGAGGAAAAGCTTAAGCATGAGTCTAGAGCCAAGAAGCTTATTGTTTGGGGCGACAAAGTTCAGGATAAAACTCAG gaGTCCATTAACAATATGACCAAGATTACCACTGATGCTGAAAGGATAGGGGATGATATAATGCGTGATCTGGAACGACAAACTGAAACATTAAATCGAGTGCAACGCAACTTCTCCAACGTGGATAACAACGTAACTACTGCTAAAATGGCCGTCAACGCTATCGCCAAAAGTATACTCCGggacaaatttgtcaaagtAATGTTAATTGGCATACTAATACTTAGCATTGCATGCGTctgtgtatatttaatcacTTCGTCATTTAATGAGAGCAACAACAATAAAGGCTTTAGAGATAAAGGTCATGGCAGGGGGCCTCCACCTAGCGATCAGAATACACCATTTAAAGAAAATCTTCAAAGCTCCTAG
- a CDS encoding conserved Plasmodium protein, unknown function (overlaps_old_locusTagID:BBM_III04430) produces MKNVAKVNGTSTNEWDRKSSREELSKCIEGLKREREELVYEIEKETADREELEAQLEDIQQQLEENSFSLSIKIQTKSELDTTIMETETAFVRLTESAQHLLDALKAQQKRFSEFKQKR; encoded by the coding sequence ATGAAAAACGTAGCAAAGGTTAATGGGACAAGTACAAATGAATGGGACCGCAAAAGCAGCAGAGAAGAACTATCTAAATGCATCGAAGGGTTGAAGAGAGAAAGGGAGGAGCTGgtatatgaaattgaaaaggaAACTGCGGATAGAGAGGAATTAGAAGCACAATTGGAGGACATACAGCAGCAACTTGAAGAAAATTCCTTCAGCCTGTCCATAAAAATCCAAACCAAGTCTGAATTAGACACTACAATTATGGAAACTGAAACTGCATTTGTCAGATTAACTGAATCCGCACAACACCTACTCGACGCACTTAAAGCACAACAAAAAAGGTTCAGCGAGTTTAAACAGAAAAGGTGA
- a CDS encoding conserved Plasmodium protein, unknown function (overlaps_old_locusTagID:BBM_III04440), which produces MPIDYSKWDALLVTSSDDEPDRPIVTKFDKPKTVTIPYCSSDNLAQNNTSNVSSDKVPTREPQRRKLENYCINGGIVDNCYAWGQSRFNVWAIISLPPDTKGKNLNVVLTNESLTITDVSLPVVIIDKTFPFTVNSEYDYYNWEILPHCNFVNDDPFNKLFHKRVIFEITLTKLEKFEAICSWWPCFFQGDPSVDVESFKDRKGDNKSFMKNWEEANRMFREKVANFQKIEL; this is translated from the exons ATGCCCATCGACTATTCCAAATGGGATGCCTTACTTGTCACTAGTAGTGATGATGAACCAGATAGGCCAAttgtaacaaaatttgacaagCCTAAAACTGTAACTATTCCATATTGCAGTTCAGATAATCTTGCTCAAAATAACACTTCAAACGTTTCTAGTGACAAAGTACCTACACGAGAACCTCAAA GGCGTAAACTAGAAAACTACTGTATAAATGGTGGTATAGTAGACAATTGCTATGCTTGGGGTCAATCTAGATTTAATGTTTGGGCCATAATATCACTACCCCCAGACACTAAAGGTAAAAATCTAAACGTGGtattaacaaatgaatCATTAACAATAACAGATGTATCATTACCAGTCgttataattgataaaacaTTCCCTTTCACCGTTAACAGTGAATACGATTACTACAATTGGGAAATATTACCTCATTGTAACTTTGTAAATGATGATCCgttcaacaaattatttcacAAAAGGGTCATCTTTGAAATCACATTAACTAAAttggaaaaatttgaaGCCATTTGTTCCTGGTGGCCTTGTTTTTTTCAG GGAGACCCTTCTGTAGATGTGGAGAGTTTTAAGGATAGGAAAGGAGATAATAAGAGTTTTATGAAGAATTGGGAGGAAGCAAATCGCATGTTTAGAGAAAAAGTGGctaattttcaaaaaattgaacTATAA
- a CDS encoding acetyl-CoA C-acetyltransferase (overlaps_old_locusTagID:BBM_III04465), translated as MTSVIGLCRSPFCATFGHLSTLNSFDLATRVVESAVKRAHIDPKWVKSVFWGQVLPQLQNINCITKGLDDIGLNNCNVTTINSLCNSGLSSIILANKMTNGGLGITVAGGADSLSNAPYLLKNNFNANVNINGEKYNDGVLFNSIKIDYLSEKSSKVNNGMLSDYNITKSDIEKFKVATWKRTLDCLSANILEQEITPFKVKLAPQKHENKVWISQTERIVHRDQLLSDIPEFHKNNENTALLVDGACAIVLASSDVVKKHKLGEITRIVATSECKSDNLESSIKDSLIECLREANLSQSKIDVYELQDQFTYIPLFISKILNIDICRINLHGGSTAIGFCPGASGARLAISLTSVLKSRGLRYGCAVAINRLGQVSTLILENQSYN; from the exons ATGACAAGTGTCATTGGTCTATGTAGAAGCCCATTTTGCGCGACCTTTGGTCACTTATCAACACTAAACAGTTTCGATTTAG CAACCAGGGTCGTGGAATCTGCTGTCAAACGGGCCCATATAGATCCCAAATGGGTCAAATCGGTGTTTTGGGGGCAAGTACTGCCtcaattgcaaaatattaaCTGTATTACCAAGGGTTTGGATGATATAG GTcttaataattgtaatgTAACAACCATTAATTCCCTTTGTAACAGCGGCTTGAGCTCTATCATTTTGGCCAATAAAATGACTAATGGTGGATTGGGTATAACAGTGGCAGGTGGAGCAGATTCGCTATCTAATGCACCTTATTTGTTGAA aaacaattttaacgCTAATGTCAACATAAATGGTGAAAAATACAATGACGGCGTGCTGTTTAATAGCATTAAAATCGATTATTTAAGCGAAAAGTCATCTAAAGtt aATAATGGAATGTTAAGTGATTATAACATCACAAAAAGTGATATAGAAAAGTTTAAAGTTGCTACATGGAAACGAACGTTGGATTGTTTATCAGCTAACATTTTGGAGCAGGAAATCACTCCATTTAAAGTAAAActtg CGCCCCAAAAGCACGAAAACAAAGTCTGGATATCGCAGACAGAACGGATTGTTCACAGGGATCAACTACTAAGTGACATCCCTGAATTTCACAAAAACAATGAAAATACAGCGCTGTTGGTTGATGGGGCTTGTGCAATTGTCCTAGCTTCTTCTGATGTTGTTAAAAAGCATAAGCTGGGAGAGATTACAAG GATTGTGGCAACCTCAGAATGTAAATCAGATAATCTGGAGAGTAGTATAAAGGATTCACTCATTGAATGTCTAAGGGAAGCTAATTTATCGCAATCAAAG ATCGATGTATATGAATTACAGGatcaatttacatatataccTCTGTTTATTAGTAAAATACTGAATATCGATATTTGCAGGATCAATTTGCATGGAGGATCTACTGCTATTGGGTTTTGCCCGGGGGCTTCGGGTGCCAGGTTGGCAATATCTTTGACCAGTGTCTTAAAGTCCAGGGGCTTGAGGTACGGGTGTGCTGTGGCCATTAATAGACTGGGACAAGTGTCAACGCTTATACTGGAAAATCAATcgtacaattaa